In a single window of the Flavobacterium sp. W4I14 genome:
- a CDS encoding hypothetical protein (product_source=Hypo-rule applied; pfam=PF20136; superfamily=109709; transmembrane_helix_parts=Inside_1_12,TMhelix_13_35,Outside_36_39,TMhelix_40_62,Inside_63_138) has translation MSQHYGNHKRFYPPFHFFTIPLAVLGLCFAIYSCIAIPTIITGLLVLAFFLIAIIAVMARMFALKAQDRAARAEEKLRYYILAGKAFPGGLKMGQILALRFASDEEYLALVDKAVADKLSPDEIKKAIKNWRGDYHRI, from the coding sequence ATGTCTCAACATTACGGAAACCATAAAAGATTTTATCCACCTTTCCATTTTTTTACCATACCATTAGCAGTTTTAGGCCTGTGCTTTGCGATATATTCTTGCATTGCGATACCTACTATAATTACAGGCTTGCTTGTGCTCGCATTTTTCCTGATTGCAATTATAGCTGTAATGGCACGGATGTTTGCACTTAAAGCACAGGATAGAGCTGCAAGAGCCGAAGAAAAATTGCGTTATTACATTCTTGCGGGTAAAGCTTTCCCAGGTGGATTGAAGATGGGGCAAATTTTGGCTTTACGTTTTGCTAGTGATGAAGAATATTTGGCTTTGGTTGATAAAGCTGTGGCTGATAAGTTATCTCCTGACGAAATTAAGAAAGCCATTAAAAATTGGCGCGGAGATTATCATAGGATTTAA
- a CDS encoding uncharacterized protein YqjF (DUF2071 family) (product_source=COG3361; cog=COG3361; ko=KO:K09166; pfam=PF09844), which yields MNNPKVFLTAEWRKLALAQYTVDKEILSKYLPPHCELDDWQGKYYVSLVGFMFSDVKLRGFNIPFHTDFEEVNLRFYVKFKDGDTWRRGVVFIKEFVPKPAITFVANTIYKENYQTFPMKHVWIEQEHQLEVDYRWNNRTWHNFSLISSSKAEEIQIGSEEEFITEHYWGYTKISVNKTSEYGVEHPRWQVYPVKDYKINVDFGINYGNDFSFLNEAKPDSVFLAEGSEIRVLKGKKF from the coding sequence TTGAACAATCCGAAAGTATTTCTCACTGCCGAATGGCGTAAACTGGCTTTGGCACAGTATACCGTAGATAAAGAAATACTTTCGAAATACCTCCCTCCACACTGTGAATTAGATGATTGGCAAGGGAAATATTATGTGAGTTTAGTTGGCTTTATGTTTAGTGATGTTAAACTTCGGGGCTTTAATATTCCATTTCACACTGATTTTGAAGAGGTTAACTTAAGATTTTATGTCAAATTTAAGGATGGAGATACGTGGAGAAGAGGAGTGGTATTTATTAAGGAATTTGTACCAAAGCCTGCCATCACCTTTGTAGCCAACACCATCTATAAGGAGAATTACCAAACATTTCCGATGAAACATGTTTGGATTGAACAGGAACATCAGCTTGAGGTAGATTATCGCTGGAATAACCGAACCTGGCATAATTTTTCACTTATTTCTTCTTCAAAAGCAGAAGAAATACAGATTGGTAGTGAAGAAGAATTTATTACAGAACATTATTGGGGTTATACTAAGATCAGCGTAAATAAAACATCTGAATACGGTGTGGAGCATCCCCGCTGGCAAGTTTATCCTGTAAAGGATTATAAAATTAATGTCGATTTTGGAATTAACTACGGAAATGATTTTTCTTTTTTAAACGAAGCTAAGCCTGATTCTGTATTCTTGGCTGAAGGCTCTGAAATAAGGGTGCTAAAAGGGAAAAAGTTTTAA
- a CDS encoding 2-dehydro-3-deoxyphosphooctonate aldolase (KDO 8-P synthase) (product_source=KO:K01627; cath_funfam=3.20.20.70; cog=COG2877; ko=KO:K01627; pfam=PF00793; superfamily=51569; tigrfam=TIGR01362) has product MLNYLDKLKNTDSGNFFLMAGPCAIEGEDIAMRIAEKIITITDKLQIPYIFKGSYRKANRSKGSSFTGIGDEKALRILERIGREFGVPTVTDIHESGEAAMAAAYVDVLQIPAFLCRQTDLLIAAAETGKVVNVKKGQFLSAGSMKFAVEKVKEAGNNKVILTDRGNTFGYQDLIVDYRGLPEMQGFGVPVVMDCTHSLQQPNQSSGVTGGKPELISTIAKAAIAVGADGLFIETHPDPANAKSDGANMLHLDLLEETLTKLIRIRQAIL; this is encoded by the coding sequence ATGCTCAACTATTTAGATAAATTAAAAAATACAGATTCGGGAAATTTCTTTTTAATGGCTGGTCCATGCGCTATTGAAGGCGAGGATATTGCCATGAGAATTGCCGAAAAGATTATTACAATTACCGATAAACTTCAGATTCCATATATTTTTAAAGGTTCGTACCGAAAAGCAAACAGGAGCAAAGGAAGTTCTTTTACAGGCATTGGCGATGAAAAAGCTTTGCGCATTTTGGAAAGGATTGGTAGAGAATTTGGTGTGCCAACGGTTACCGATATCCATGAAAGTGGCGAGGCCGCAATGGCGGCTGCTTATGTAGATGTATTGCAGATCCCTGCATTTTTATGTCGCCAAACTGATTTATTAATTGCTGCAGCCGAAACCGGAAAAGTAGTAAATGTTAAAAAAGGTCAGTTCCTTTCTGCAGGTTCTATGAAATTTGCAGTTGAGAAGGTAAAAGAAGCCGGAAATAACAAAGTGATTTTAACAGATAGAGGTAATACTTTTGGTTATCAGGACCTGATTGTTGATTACCGTGGTTTACCAGAAATGCAGGGTTTCGGCGTTCCGGTAGTGATGGATTGCACACATTCCTTACAACAACCCAATCAAAGTAGTGGGGTTACCGGCGGTAAGCCAGAATTAATTTCGACTATCGCTAAAGCAGCAATTGCAGTAGGAGCAGATGGTTTATTTATTGAAACACACCCTGATCCTGCAAATGCAAAATCGGATGGTGCCAATATGTTACATTTAGACCTGTTGGAAGAAACATTAACCAAACTGATCAGAATCAGACAAGCTATATTATAA
- a CDS encoding ATP-dependent DNA helicase RecQ (product_source=KO:K03654; cath_funfam=1.10.150.80,3.40.50.300; cog=COG0514; ko=KO:K03654; pfam=PF00270,PF00271,PF00570,PF09382,PF16124; smart=SM00341,SM00487; superfamily=46785,47819,52540,69705; tigrfam=TIGR01389) yields MDTKIASHILLHKMDVKKSLFDNLQNFFGFDNFKGDQESIITNILEGNNTFVIMPTGGGKSICYQLPALMSEGTAIVISPLIALMKNQVDQLRAFGGNDSIAHFLNSSLNKSEITQVKSDLLSGQTKLLYVAPESLAKQDNIEFLNLIKISFVAVDEAHCISEWGHDFRPEYRKIKQVIAGLGNNIPIIALTATATPKVQQDIMKNLGMTEATLFKSSFNRPNLFYEIRPKRDITKEIIKYIKSNPGKSGIIYCLSRKKVEEVAEALNLNGISALPYHAGLDPKVRAETQDKFLMEDAEVIVATIAFGMGIDKPDVRFVIHHDVPKSMEGYYQETGRAGRDGGEGVCIAFYAQKDVDKLAKFMKDKPVSEREIGTQILKEVIDYAESGVCRRKQILHYFGENFNETGCNCMCDNCKKPKKQFDAESQLLTVLKFIEKSGEKFDDAHLLNVFLGLETAQTIAYEHSKIPEFGIGKEEGELMWKSIIRQAVLNNYLFKDIDNYGLLKLTKQGRDFIINPYSLKFILNEPIENGADEDDDDVKQGTGALDAHLLSLLKELRKKIAKQKSVPPFVVFQDPSLEEMCTHYPITMEELRQISGVGSGKAMKFGTPFIELIKKYVEDNDIERPIDLIIKTQANKSQMKVSIIQNIDRQIGLEDIADSKGITYEEILKEVESIVNSGTKLNLNYFIDEVIDDDRQDEVFDYFRAAESDSIDEALNELGETDYTREEIQLMRIKFMSELGN; encoded by the coding sequence TTGGATACAAAAATAGCATCGCATATTTTATTACACAAAATGGACGTGAAAAAGTCGTTATTTGATAACCTACAAAATTTCTTCGGGTTTGACAATTTCAAAGGTGATCAGGAGTCGATCATTACAAATATTTTAGAAGGCAATAACACTTTTGTTATTATGCCAACAGGCGGAGGGAAGTCTATTTGCTATCAGTTACCCGCTTTAATGAGCGAGGGAACAGCAATTGTAATTTCTCCACTAATTGCTTTGATGAAAAACCAAGTTGACCAATTAAGGGCTTTTGGTGGAAATGACAGTATTGCTCACTTTCTTAATTCATCCCTAAATAAATCTGAAATTACTCAAGTTAAATCTGATCTTTTAAGCGGTCAGACTAAGTTATTGTATGTTGCGCCAGAGTCTCTGGCTAAGCAGGATAACATTGAATTTTTAAATCTGATTAAAATCTCTTTCGTTGCCGTTGATGAAGCGCATTGTATCTCTGAATGGGGGCACGATTTCAGACCAGAATACCGTAAGATTAAACAGGTTATTGCAGGATTAGGAAATAATATTCCAATTATTGCATTAACTGCAACTGCTACGCCGAAAGTACAGCAGGATATTATGAAGAATCTTGGAATGACGGAAGCAACGTTGTTTAAATCGTCATTTAATAGGCCCAATTTATTTTACGAGATCCGCCCTAAAAGAGACATTACCAAAGAAATTATTAAATATATCAAATCTAATCCTGGCAAATCCGGGATTATTTACTGCCTTAGCCGTAAAAAGGTTGAGGAAGTGGCAGAAGCATTAAATCTAAATGGAATTAGTGCCCTGCCTTATCATGCGGGACTGGATCCAAAGGTTAGGGCCGAAACACAGGATAAGTTTTTGATGGAAGATGCTGAGGTTATTGTTGCAACCATTGCCTTTGGTATGGGGATCGATAAACCTGATGTTCGCTTTGTGATTCACCATGATGTGCCTAAAAGTATGGAGGGGTATTACCAGGAAACTGGTAGGGCCGGACGTGATGGTGGTGAAGGTGTATGTATTGCTTTCTACGCTCAAAAAGACGTAGATAAGCTGGCTAAATTTATGAAAGATAAACCAGTTTCGGAACGTGAAATTGGCACACAGATATTAAAAGAAGTGATCGATTATGCTGAATCTGGCGTATGCCGACGCAAGCAGATCCTCCATTATTTCGGTGAAAATTTTAACGAAACGGGCTGTAACTGCATGTGTGACAACTGTAAAAAGCCTAAAAAGCAATTTGATGCAGAAAGTCAATTGTTGACCGTTTTGAAATTTATCGAAAAATCGGGCGAAAAATTTGATGATGCACACTTGTTGAACGTATTTTTAGGTTTAGAGACCGCTCAAACCATTGCTTACGAACACAGCAAGATTCCTGAATTTGGAATCGGTAAAGAAGAAGGCGAGCTGATGTGGAAATCGATTATCCGCCAGGCTGTTTTAAATAATTATCTTTTTAAAGACATTGATAATTACGGTTTATTAAAGTTAACCAAACAGGGTAGAGATTTTATTATCAACCCTTATAGCCTTAAATTCATACTAAACGAACCAATAGAGAATGGTGCTGATGAAGATGATGACGATGTAAAACAAGGTACAGGTGCTTTAGATGCCCATCTTTTATCATTGCTTAAAGAGCTACGTAAAAAAATTGCGAAGCAGAAAAGTGTTCCACCATTCGTAGTTTTTCAGGATCCATCTTTAGAGGAAATGTGTACGCATTACCCGATTACGATGGAAGAGCTTCGCCAGATTTCTGGTGTAGGTTCGGGTAAAGCGATGAAATTCGGAACACCTTTCATCGAACTGATCAAAAAATATGTCGAGGATAATGATATCGAACGTCCAATCGATCTGATTATTAAAACTCAGGCCAATAAGTCGCAGATGAAAGTTTCGATCATTCAAAATATCGACAGACAGATTGGTTTGGAAGATATTGCCGATTCGAAAGGTATCACTTACGAAGAAATTCTGAAAGAAGTAGAATCGATTGTAAACTCAGGTACTAAACTTAACCTAAACTATTTCATTGATGAAGTAATTGATGATGATAGACAAGATGAAGTATTTGACTATTTCAGAGCAGCTGAAAGCGATTCTATCGATGAAGCACTTAACGAATTAGGCGAAACCGATTATACCCGCGAAGAAATTCAATTGATGCGGATTAAATTCATGTCAGAACTAGGAAATTAA
- a CDS encoding arabinose-5-phosphate isomerase (product_source=KO:K06041; cath_funfam=3.10.580.10,3.40.50.10490; cog=COG0794; ko=KO:K06041; pfam=PF00571,PF01380; smart=SM00116; superfamily=53697; tigrfam=TIGR00393): MKSKKSIIQSAVSTLELEAAAILNVAKNINSDFEKVVSSILHGKGRVIVTGIGKSAIIAQKMVATFNSTGTPAIFMHAADAIHGDLGMIQVDDIVICLSKSGNTPEIKVLTPLLKTSGNLLIGMVGELNSFLAEQADLILNTSFEKEACPHNLAPTTSTTAQLALGDALAICLLECRDFNESDFAKYHPGGSLGKKLYLKARDLALSNEKPSIHPSASVKDVLIEISKNRLGAVVVVDSNDKVLGIITDGDIRRMLENNNSIANLKAEDIMGRTPKSIQFDALAVDALDIIKQNNITQLLVLEQNTYFGIIHLHDLLNEGIV; this comes from the coding sequence TTGAAAAGTAAAAAATCAATAATCCAATCGGCTGTAAGCACATTAGAGCTTGAGGCAGCAGCAATATTAAATGTTGCAAAGAATATTAACAGCGATTTCGAAAAAGTCGTATCAAGCATTTTACATGGCAAAGGGCGGGTAATTGTTACTGGTATAGGAAAGAGTGCAATTATTGCACAAAAAATGGTAGCTACTTTCAATTCAACAGGTACCCCTGCTATATTTATGCATGCCGCAGATGCTATTCATGGCGATCTGGGAATGATCCAGGTAGATGATATTGTAATCTGCCTCTCTAAAAGTGGAAATACGCCAGAAATAAAAGTGCTTACCCCCTTGTTAAAAACATCTGGCAATCTGCTCATCGGGATGGTTGGTGAACTGAATTCGTTTTTAGCCGAACAGGCCGATCTGATTTTGAACACTTCTTTCGAAAAAGAGGCCTGTCCGCATAATTTGGCACCCACTACCAGTACAACGGCGCAATTGGCATTGGGCGATGCCCTGGCTATTTGTTTGTTAGAGTGTAGAGATTTTAATGAATCAGATTTTGCTAAATATCACCCGGGTGGATCATTAGGTAAAAAACTCTATTTAAAGGCGCGGGATCTGGCTTTGTCTAATGAGAAACCTTCCATACACCCATCGGCATCCGTTAAAGATGTGTTAATAGAAATTAGTAAAAACCGTTTGGGTGCTGTTGTTGTTGTTGATAGCAACGATAAGGTGCTTGGCATCATTACGGATGGTGATATAAGGCGGATGTTAGAAAATAACAATTCTATCGCAAACTTAAAAGCTGAAGATATCATGGGCAGAACGCCAAAGAGCATACAATTTGATGCTTTAGCGGTTGATGCCTTAGATATTATTAAACAAAACAATATAACGCAGTTGCTAGTTCTAGAACAAAATACTTACTTTGGCATTATCCATTTACACGATCTCCTTAACGAAGGCATCGTGTAA
- a CDS encoding mannose-1-phosphate guanylyltransferase (product_source=KO:K00971; cath_funfam=3.90.550.10; cog=COG0836; ko=KO:K00971; pfam=PF00483; superfamily=159283,53448; tigrfam=TIGR01479), with product MNKDYYALIMAGGVGSRFWPVSRTEYPKQFIDFFGVGKTLIQSTYDRFLKICLPENIFIVTNEIYSDLVKEQLPQLSANQILAEPLLRNTAPCVAYGSLKIAELNPNATIVVAPSDHTIANIDGFIQSIEQSLDAASKNDCLITLGIKPNRPDTGYGYIQHTDYVLNTDTDLHKVKTFTEKPNLELAKSFLQSGDFLWNAGIFIWSAKAILSAFEKHLPDMYEIFNIGRSELNTEGEKAFINNAYFQCTNISIDFGIMEKAENVYVLPSDFGWSDLGTWASIYEMAEKDYVGNAVIPSEQVLMFDSSNCMVNVPKDKLVILQGLHDYIVVENNNMLMICPRNEEQKVKEFVAEVKSRFGNKFI from the coding sequence ATGAATAAAGACTATTATGCATTGATTATGGCCGGTGGTGTCGGAAGTCGCTTTTGGCCAGTAAGCAGAACAGAATACCCAAAACAGTTTATCGATTTTTTTGGTGTAGGTAAAACTTTGATACAGAGTACCTACGATCGATTTTTAAAAATTTGCCTTCCTGAAAATATTTTTATTGTTACCAACGAAATTTATTCGGATTTAGTAAAAGAGCAATTACCACAGCTCAGTGCAAATCAAATTTTAGCAGAACCATTGTTAAGAAATACAGCTCCTTGTGTTGCTTATGGAAGTTTAAAAATAGCTGAATTAAATCCGAACGCCACAATCGTTGTTGCCCCTTCTGATCATACCATTGCCAATATTGATGGTTTTATACAGTCTATTGAGCAATCATTAGATGCAGCTTCGAAAAACGATTGTTTAATCACATTGGGTATTAAACCAAACCGTCCGGATACAGGCTATGGTTATATTCAACATACTGATTATGTGCTTAATACCGATACCGACCTGCATAAGGTTAAAACATTTACCGAGAAGCCGAACTTAGAATTAGCAAAATCATTTTTACAAAGCGGCGATTTCTTGTGGAATGCCGGGATATTTATCTGGTCTGCTAAAGCGATTTTAAGTGCTTTCGAAAAACATCTGCCAGATATGTATGAAATATTTAATATCGGCAGGTCTGAATTGAATACTGAAGGAGAAAAAGCCTTTATCAATAACGCTTATTTTCAATGCACCAATATTTCAATAGATTTCGGAATTATGGAAAAAGCAGAAAATGTTTACGTGCTTCCATCTGATTTCGGTTGGTCTGATTTAGGAACCTGGGCCTCTATTTATGAAATGGCAGAGAAAGACTATGTGGGTAATGCCGTTATCCCTTCAGAGCAGGTACTGATGTTCGATTCATCAAACTGTATGGTAAATGTTCCTAAAGATAAATTGGTTATCCTACAGGGGCTACACGATTACATTGTTGTGGAAAACAATAATATGCTGATGATCTGCCCAAGAAATGAAGAGCAAAAGGTTAAAGAGTTTGTTGCAGAGGTTAAATCGCGTTTTGGCAATAAATTCATTTAA
- a CDS encoding 23S rRNA (guanosine2251-2'-O)-methyltransferase (product_source=KO:K03218; cath_funfam=3.30.1330.30,3.40.1280.10; cog=COG0566; ko=KO:K03218; pfam=PF00588,PF08032; smart=SM00967; superfamily=75217; tigrfam=TIGR00186): MLIRRTLFRAKTFYLNTFALQFQNMDNFRRPQRAKENNEFVFGIRAVIEAVKAGRDIETIYQQRGLGGDLFLELKALLKDTLIPLNSVPIEKLNRMSQKNHQGVIAVISPITYQNIEDIIPTVFEKGEVPLILVLDSVTDVRNMGAIARTAACVGVHAIIVPLKNAAQINADAIKTSAGALFSIPICRHANLHKTCLFLQESGLQIVACTEKTSDFIYAPDYTMPTAIVMGSEDEGISNDLLRVADHLAKIPMAGKIESLNVSVAAGVILYEAVRQRTV, encoded by the coding sequence ATGTTAATAAGGCGCACATTGTTTAGGGCTAAAACATTTTATTTGAATACTTTTGCCTTACAATTTCAAAACATGGATAATTTTAGAAGACCGCAACGCGCAAAAGAGAATAATGAGTTTGTATTCGGCATCAGGGCCGTAATAGAAGCCGTTAAAGCAGGAAGAGACATTGAAACCATTTACCAGCAACGCGGTCTGGGCGGCGATCTTTTTTTAGAATTAAAAGCCCTGCTAAAAGATACTTTGATTCCTTTAAACTCAGTTCCGATTGAGAAGTTGAATCGCATGTCGCAGAAAAACCATCAGGGGGTAATTGCGGTTATTTCGCCGATTACCTATCAGAATATTGAAGACATTATTCCAACCGTTTTCGAAAAAGGTGAGGTGCCATTAATTTTGGTATTAGATAGCGTAACCGATGTGCGTAATATGGGTGCCATTGCACGTACAGCTGCATGCGTAGGGGTTCATGCGATTATTGTGCCGTTAAAAAATGCAGCACAGATCAATGCTGATGCGATTAAAACATCCGCAGGTGCATTATTCAGCATTCCGATTTGTCGCCATGCTAACCTGCACAAAACCTGTTTATTTCTGCAAGAAAGTGGATTGCAGATCGTAGCCTGTACCGAAAAAACCAGTGATTTTATTTATGCGCCAGATTATACTATGCCTACGGCAATTGTAATGGGATCGGAAGATGAAGGAATTTCTAACGATCTTTTAAGGGTAGCCGATCATCTGGCTAAAATACCAATGGCCGGAAAAATTGAATCGTTAAATGTTTCTGTTGCTGCTGGAGTAATTTTATACGAAGCAGTTAGACAAAGAACAGTTTAG
- a CDS encoding replicative DNA helicase (product_source=KO:K02314; cath_funfam=1.10.860.10,3.40.50.300; cog=COG0305; ko=KO:K02314; pfam=PF00772,PF03796; superfamily=48024,52540; tigrfam=TIGR00665), with the protein MSIDNEQGGKNSMTARKSRLSNTISSQGKIPPQALDLEEAVLGALMLEKDALSAVIDVLKPEVFYNIAHQKIFEAIHILFQKSRPVDILTVTAELRTLGSLEMVGGAYYITNLTNRVASAANIEFHARIISQKYIQRELIRISTEIITNAYEDTTDIFDLLDQAEKGLFEIAQNNLRRDTQKMDDIIKQSLATLEELRTKTDGLTGVPTGFTGLDRITGGWQKQDLVIIAARPAMGKTAFVLTCARNATVDFAKPTVVFSLEMSSVQLVNRLISGEAEIEQEKIRKGNLQEWEWQQLHSKIGRLTEAPLLIDDTPALNIFEFRAKCRRLKSQYDIQLVIVDYLQLMHGKGEGKGGGNREQEIGSISRALKSVAKELDVPVLALSQLSRAVESRPGLQGKRPMLSDLRESGSIEQDADMVLFLYRPEYYGITEDEQGRSQAGIGEVIIAKHRNGETGIVPLKFVGKFVKFTDLEEDFNAPPSSFAADPSAGMYPSQDFEKQSNVIIRPSKMDDYNDDDPPF; encoded by the coding sequence ATGAGTATCGATAATGAACAAGGCGGAAAGAACAGTATGACTGCTAGAAAAAGCAGGTTAAGTAATACTATAAGTTCACAGGGGAAAATTCCCCCTCAGGCATTAGATCTCGAGGAAGCAGTTCTTGGAGCGTTAATGCTCGAAAAAGATGCGCTTTCTGCTGTAATTGATGTTTTGAAACCAGAGGTGTTTTATAACATTGCCCATCAGAAAATTTTTGAAGCGATTCATATTCTATTTCAAAAATCGCGACCAGTTGATATTTTAACAGTAACGGCAGAACTGCGGACATTAGGCTCTCTAGAAATGGTTGGTGGTGCCTACTATATTACCAACTTAACCAATAGGGTTGCTTCAGCAGCTAATATTGAGTTTCACGCACGTATTATTTCTCAGAAATATATTCAGCGTGAACTGATCAGAATCTCAACCGAAATCATAACAAATGCCTACGAAGATACGACTGATATTTTCGATCTCTTAGATCAGGCAGAAAAAGGACTTTTCGAAATTGCCCAAAATAACCTGCGTAGAGATACACAGAAAATGGACGATATCATTAAACAATCGTTAGCTACGCTTGAAGAGCTTCGTACCAAAACCGATGGTTTAACTGGTGTGCCAACTGGTTTTACAGGACTAGATAGAATAACCGGTGGTTGGCAAAAGCAGGATTTAGTAATTATTGCTGCACGTCCGGCGATGGGAAAAACGGCTTTCGTACTAACCTGTGCAAGAAATGCCACTGTCGATTTTGCAAAACCAACGGTAGTATTCTCGCTAGAGATGTCGTCAGTTCAGCTGGTTAATCGTTTGATTTCTGGAGAAGCAGAAATTGAGCAGGAAAAAATCAGGAAAGGAAATTTACAGGAATGGGAATGGCAGCAGTTACACAGTAAAATTGGCCGTTTAACTGAAGCTCCCCTGTTAATTGATGATACGCCTGCACTAAATATTTTTGAGTTCAGGGCAAAATGCAGAAGATTAAAATCACAATACGATATTCAATTGGTAATTGTCGATTACTTGCAGTTAATGCATGGTAAAGGCGAAGGAAAAGGCGGTGGTAACCGTGAGCAGGAAATTGGTAGTATTTCGAGGGCGCTAAAATCGGTTGCAAAAGAACTTGATGTCCCGGTGCTGGCATTATCGCAGTTGAGTCGTGCGGTAGAGAGTAGACCAGGTTTACAGGGAAAACGGCCAATGTTATCCGATTTACGTGAGTCGGGCTCAATTGAGCAAGATGCGGATATGGTATTGTTCTTGTACCGCCCTGAATATTATGGCATTACCGAGGATGAACAAGGAAGATCGCAAGCGGGTATCGGTGAGGTTATCATTGCAAAACACCGTAACGGTGAAACTGGAATTGTACCACTTAAATTCGTAGGTAAATTTGTGAAGTTTACAGATTTGGAAGAAGACTTTAATGCGCCGCCAAGTTCATTTGCGGCTGATCCTTCAGCTGGTATGTACCCATCACAGGATTTTGAAAAACAAAGCAACGTGATTATCCGTCCTTCAAAAATGGACGATTATAATGATGATGATCCACCGTTTTAG